From Nitrospirota bacterium, one genomic window encodes:
- a CDS encoding radical SAM protein, whose translation MESILYIFLPCKKVYPIGVTYLADFIHRRKPEVRQRILDLSLFPDAQRISAVRDAATEFKPDLVCFSWRDIQIFSPHEGDSSLEHAFNFYFASNPLKRITASFAGLQQLYRYYSHIRAALSYPWLIAKEFPKAQIMIGGGAFTAFADQLIQKLPEGTIGILGEGEDAILKVVEGQSLEQERYILREGKTVRKGQQGAPALLDALTVDLPYLTSIFPQYKEYLGESIGVQSKRGCPYDCAFCLYPYIEGKRVRYRPPSMVVQDISQHYHQWGARRFWFTDAQFITGKEAYPQCTEILERILAEKLEIEWSGYIRTSLITPELAKLMVRSGVGDLEVAITSGSQEVLNDLHMGFKLEKLYDGCRYLAEAGFKGKVILNYSLNSPKETEESLLQSVESYKKVASILGEERVFPLMFFLGIQPNTDLEERLLEEGYLSAGYNPLMLTPTSIRKLLYNPAPLNSFIAKACLRAWERKDGSRDPRKWTGSLSQAPKESGPYADKSLIRGIEGNSGRDALLSLEEILRSRQSLRAAKDSSEKSVVTPGA comes from the coding sequence ATGGAATCCATTCTTTATATTTTTCTCCCTTGCAAGAAGGTCTACCCCATCGGGGTCACCTATCTGGCTGATTTTATTCATCGGCGCAAGCCGGAGGTGCGGCAACGCATCCTCGATCTGTCCCTCTTTCCCGACGCCCAGCGGATCAGCGCGGTTCGGGATGCCGCCACCGAGTTCAAGCCGGACCTCGTCTGTTTCTCCTGGCGCGACATTCAGATCTTTTCGCCGCATGAGGGAGACTCCTCGCTGGAACATGCGTTTAACTTTTACTTTGCGAGCAACCCGCTCAAGCGGATTACCGCTTCATTTGCGGGGCTGCAACAGCTCTACCGCTACTACAGCCATATCCGGGCCGCCCTCTCCTATCCCTGGTTGATCGCGAAAGAATTCCCGAAGGCGCAGATCATGATCGGCGGGGGAGCCTTTACGGCTTTTGCCGATCAACTGATTCAGAAACTCCCGGAAGGCACCATCGGGATTCTTGGCGAAGGTGAAGATGCCATCCTCAAGGTGGTCGAAGGCCAGTCGCTGGAGCAGGAGCGCTACATCCTCCGCGAGGGAAAGACTGTTCGAAAGGGCCAGCAGGGCGCGCCGGCTCTCCTGGATGCACTGACCGTCGACTTGCCCTACCTGACCTCGATCTTCCCGCAATATAAGGAGTATCTGGGTGAGTCCATCGGGGTCCAGTCGAAGCGGGGCTGTCCCTACGACTGTGCCTTCTGCCTCTACCCTTATATTGAGGGGAAACGAGTACGCTATCGGCCCCCCTCCATGGTCGTCCAGGATATCTCTCAGCATTACCATCAATGGGGTGCCAGGCGGTTCTGGTTCACGGATGCGCAGTTTATTACCGGGAAAGAAGCCTATCCCCAATGCACCGAGATTCTGGAGCGGATTCTCGCTGAGAAGCTGGAGATCGAATGGTCTGGCTATATCCGGACCTCGCTGATCACCCCGGAGTTGGCCAAACTCATGGTCCGGTCCGGTGTCGGCGATCTCGAAGTCGCCATTACATCGGGGTCCCAAGAAGTGCTGAACGACCTCCACATGGGATTCAAGCTTGAGAAGCTCTACGACGGCTGCCGTTATCTGGCGGAAGCAGGGTTCAAGGGGAAGGTCATCCTCAACTATTCGCTGAATAGTCCAAAAGAAACCGAGGAGTCGCTGCTCCAAAGCGTCGAATCCTATAAGAAAGTCGCCTCGATCCTGGGTGAAGAGCGCGTGTTCCCCCTCATGTTCTTTTTAGGCATTCAGCCGAATACCGATCTCGAAGAACGTTTGCTAGAAGAAGGCTACCTCTCGGCCGGCTATAACCCTCTGATGCTGACCCCGACGAGTATCAGAAAGCTCCTCTATAACCCGGCGCCGCTGAACTCGTTCATCGCCAAGGCCTGCCTCCGTGCCTGGGAGAGAAAAGATGGCAGCAGGGATCCGAGGAAATGGACGGGCTCTCTGTCCCAAGCTCCCAAAGAGTCAGGCCCCTATGCCGACAAGAGCCTGATCAGGGGGATCGAAGGGAACTCCGGACGCGACGCCCTCCTGTCCTTGGAAGAAATCCTCCGCTCCCGGCAATCGCTTCGCGCCGCAAAGGATTCGAGCGAAAAATCCGTTGTGACGCCTGGGGCCTAG
- a CDS encoding DMT family protein, translated as MHTILLLTISNIFMTFAWYGHLKYKDSPLWIAILVSWGIAFVEYCFQVPANRIGHYEFSAAQLKTIQEVITLVVFCAFSVWYLKEPLKWNYLAGFALMAGGVFVIFKEW; from the coding sequence ATGCACACCATTCTGCTGCTCACCATCTCCAACATCTTCATGACCTTCGCGTGGTACGGGCATCTTAAATATAAAGACTCGCCCTTGTGGATTGCGATTCTGGTGAGCTGGGGAATTGCTTTCGTTGAGTATTGCTTTCAGGTGCCGGCAAACCGGATTGGGCATTATGAATTTTCAGCAGCGCAGCTGAAGACGATACAGGAAGTGATCACGTTGGTGGTGTTTTGCGCCTTTTCCGTGTGGTACTTGAAGGAGCCGCTGAAGTGGAACTATCTGGCAGGGTTTGCCCTCATGGCCGGCGGCGTGTTCGTGATTTTCAAAGAATGGTGA
- the uvrA gene encoding excinuclease ABC subunit UvrA, which produces MHNSIIIKGAREHNLKNIDVTLPRDQLVVITGLSGSGKSSLAFDTIYAEGQRRYVESLSAYARQFLEQMGKPDVDSIEGLSPAISIEQKSTSHNPRSTVGTVTEIYDYLRLLYARVGRPSCFQCGEEITAQTVQQMVDAIGLLPEGSKFQLLAPIVRGRKGEYRKELLDMRRAGYVRARIDGQLIDLDEDITLDKQKKHQIEIVIDRLVMKPGEALTRRLADSVETALKLAGGLVGVLTENGKVSLYSEKLACISCGVSYPEITPRVFSFNSPHGACPACDGIGYAMTPGSSDDEDFTLLEPCETCKGARLRPESLSIKLATQSIAEVTHLSVRAAADFFGSLKFTERELVIAQRILKEIRERLGFLVNVGLDYLTLDRAAATLSGGEGQRIRLATQIGSGLVGVLYILDEPSIGLHQRDNRRLLQTLLRLRDLGNTVVVVEHDAETMMAADHLLDMGPGAGTQGGHVIAQGTPKEVMKNPASLTGQYLRGTQMVSLPRRERKAKGMLSIVGAKKHNLKGMTAKIPLGLLTCVTGVSGSGKSTLVLEVLFHSLSQLLYHKKPKIDGCKELLGVEALDKVIDIDQSPIGRTPRSNPATYTGLFDFIRDLYSNLPESRVRGYKPGRYSFNVKGGRCEACQGDGLIKIEMHFLPDVYVTCEVCKGQRYNRETMEIHHKGKSIADVLNMTVDDAVQFFEHIPFIKRKLDTLHDVGLHYVKLGQSATTLSGGEAQRVKLSRELSKRPTGRTMYILDEPTTGLHFADVQRLLDVLDRLVEAGNTVLVIEHNLDVIKNADWIIDLGPEGGDRGGEIVAEGPPKEIAKSKRSYTGQVLKEAGV; this is translated from the coding sequence ATGCATAACTCAATCATCATCAAAGGCGCCCGCGAGCACAACCTCAAAAATATCGATGTCACGCTCCCGCGCGACCAGCTCGTCGTGATCACGGGGCTGAGCGGGTCTGGCAAGTCGTCGCTAGCCTTCGACACGATCTATGCCGAGGGGCAACGGCGGTATGTCGAGTCGCTCTCGGCCTATGCCCGTCAGTTCCTTGAGCAGATGGGCAAGCCGGACGTCGATTCCATCGAGGGCCTCTCGCCCGCCATTTCCATCGAACAGAAAAGCACCAGCCACAATCCCCGGTCCACGGTCGGCACCGTGACGGAAATTTACGACTATCTCCGTCTTCTCTATGCCAGGGTCGGGCGGCCCTCCTGCTTTCAGTGTGGGGAGGAGATCACCGCGCAGACGGTGCAGCAAATGGTCGACGCGATCGGTCTGTTGCCGGAGGGAAGCAAGTTTCAGCTCTTGGCTCCCATCGTCCGGGGGAGGAAGGGCGAGTATCGGAAAGAGCTCCTCGATATGCGCCGGGCTGGCTATGTCCGGGCCAGGATCGATGGCCAGCTCATCGATTTGGATGAGGACATCACCCTCGATAAGCAAAAGAAACACCAAATCGAAATCGTGATCGATCGGCTGGTGATGAAACCAGGCGAGGCCTTGACGAGACGGCTGGCCGATTCGGTAGAGACCGCGTTGAAGCTCGCAGGTGGGCTGGTCGGGGTCCTGACGGAGAACGGGAAGGTCTCACTCTATAGCGAGAAGCTCGCCTGTATCAGCTGCGGAGTCAGTTATCCGGAAATTACCCCGCGCGTCTTTTCGTTCAACAGTCCTCATGGAGCTTGTCCTGCCTGCGACGGTATCGGCTATGCCATGACTCCCGGCTCTTCCGACGATGAAGATTTTACTTTGCTGGAACCTTGCGAGACCTGTAAGGGCGCGAGGCTCCGGCCTGAAAGCCTGTCTATCAAGTTAGCCACACAGTCGATTGCCGAGGTGACGCATCTTTCCGTTCGAGCAGCTGCCGACTTCTTCGGGTCGTTGAAATTCACCGAGCGGGAACTGGTGATTGCCCAGCGTATCTTGAAAGAGATTCGAGAGAGGCTCGGGTTTCTGGTCAACGTCGGCCTGGATTATCTGACGCTAGATCGGGCGGCCGCCACCTTGTCAGGCGGAGAAGGTCAACGGATCAGGCTGGCCACCCAAATCGGGTCCGGCCTTGTCGGCGTCCTCTATATCCTCGACGAGCCCTCGATCGGTCTCCATCAGCGGGATAATCGGCGCTTGCTCCAGACGCTGCTGCGCCTGCGCGATCTGGGCAACACGGTGGTCGTGGTCGAACACGATGCCGAAACGATGATGGCGGCGGACCATCTGCTGGATATGGGGCCTGGCGCCGGCACGCAGGGGGGCCATGTCATTGCCCAAGGCACGCCGAAAGAAGTCATGAAGAATCCCGCCTCCTTGACGGGTCAGTATCTCCGTGGCACGCAGATGGTCAGTCTCCCACGCCGCGAACGTAAGGCCAAAGGGATGTTGTCCATCGTCGGGGCGAAGAAACACAATCTCAAGGGGATGACCGCCAAGATTCCGCTCGGTCTGCTCACCTGTGTGACCGGTGTGTCGGGGTCCGGAAAGAGCACGTTGGTCTTAGAGGTATTGTTTCATTCACTTTCTCAGTTGCTCTATCACAAGAAACCGAAGATCGATGGCTGTAAGGAGCTGCTGGGTGTCGAGGCGTTGGATAAAGTCATCGACATCGACCAGTCCCCGATCGGCCGGACTCCGCGCTCGAATCCTGCGACCTATACAGGTCTGTTCGACTTCATCCGGGATCTCTACTCCAACCTACCAGAGTCTCGTGTGCGGGGGTACAAACCAGGCCGTTATAGCTTCAACGTGAAGGGCGGCCGCTGCGAGGCCTGTCAGGGTGACGGGTTAATCAAGATCGAGATGCATTTCCTGCCGGATGTCTACGTGACCTGCGAGGTCTGCAAGGGGCAGCGGTACAACCGCGAGACGATGGAGATTCACCACAAGGGGAAGAGCATCGCCGACGTGTTGAATATGACGGTGGACGATGCCGTGCAGTTCTTCGAACATATTCCCTTTATCAAGCGGAAGCTCGATACCTTGCACGATGTCGGGTTGCATTATGTGAAGCTTGGCCAGTCTGCCACGACGCTGTCCGGGGGGGAAGCGCAACGGGTCAAGCTTTCACGTGAACTGTCGAAACGTCCGACCGGACGCACCATGTACATTCTGGATGAGCCGACGACCGGGCTGCATTTCGCCGACGTGCAACGATTGCTGGATGTGTTGGATCGTTTGGTCGAGGCGGGGAATACCGTCCTGGTGATTGAACACAACCTCGATGTGATCAAGAATGCCGATTGGATCATCGATCTCGGCCCCGAGGGTGGCGACCGTGGCGGCGAGATCGTGGCGGAAGGCCCTCCAAAGGAAATCGCCAAGTCGAAACGGTCGTATACGGGGCAAGTACTCAAGGAAGCAGGGGTTTAG
- a CDS encoding universal stress protein, whose protein sequence is MYKTIYVPVDNSDHSNTAVDIGVHFAKAFGSKIVGSHVYAAKMHDKRFKQMEAGLPEEYHDEKELDRQRQIHDSLITRGLQIITDSYLDYVDKKCAENNLPIERRSLEGRNWKVLAEDINTNAYELVIMGALGVGAVKDSVIGSNTERVLRRVRNSDMLIVKQTQPMTAGRIVVAVDGSPYSFGGLMTGLALGKAFNMPVEAISAFDPYFHYAAFHSISGVLNEEAGKVFRFKEQEKLHEEIIDSGLAKIYQSHLDICREIAQAEKTDVKTTLLDGKAFEKIIQYVRKDIPALLIVGRIGVHSDEDMDIGSNTENLLRAAPCNILVSNRKYVPPIDTLAEYTIAWTEEALRRMEKIPIFARGVAKTAIHRYAIEKGHTIISNTVVDTAIGHILPKGAMDAMRALGGSLDSAGIDRDKMQADESVAKDLMGSTLSGMMTEIVKEKPKVSEATQGYLDRMNQDYFVCDGCGYIGKGETPVKCPVCAAGGDRFKLVDKTIFEAAANAEGAVETDLAYDDVPMQWTKDAKEGIRAVPAGFQRRRAKAKIEKTARKLGMTTITLEYAAPMIQEAASEDYTPIFANKGTGASTEAQATVAVAANGTNGAAASHENGHANGNSQAAEPVAPASPYTWSPDAQARLERAPEGFMRECTRALIEKHADKIGVTAITAEVANEGIEQAKDYMADAMKTGNLKDMIANLTGASKSGASH, encoded by the coding sequence ATGTATAAGACGATCTATGTGCCGGTCGATAATTCCGACCACTCCAACACCGCCGTCGACATCGGCGTGCACTTCGCCAAAGCATTCGGCTCCAAGATCGTGGGCAGCCACGTCTATGCGGCCAAGATGCACGACAAGCGCTTCAAGCAGATGGAAGCAGGCTTGCCCGAAGAGTACCACGATGAAAAAGAGCTCGATCGTCAGCGCCAGATCCACGACTCGCTGATTACCCGTGGACTCCAGATCATTACCGACTCCTACCTCGACTATGTCGACAAGAAATGCGCGGAAAACAACCTGCCGATCGAGCGCCGCTCGCTCGAAGGCCGGAACTGGAAAGTCTTGGCCGAAGACATCAATACCAATGCCTACGAGCTAGTGATCATGGGCGCCCTGGGTGTCGGCGCGGTGAAGGACAGCGTCATCGGCAGTAACACCGAGCGCGTACTTCGTCGTGTGCGGAACTCTGACATGCTGATCGTCAAGCAGACACAGCCCATGACCGCAGGCAGAATCGTCGTCGCCGTAGACGGCAGCCCCTATTCCTTCGGCGGGCTCATGACCGGCCTGGCGTTGGGCAAGGCCTTCAACATGCCGGTCGAAGCCATCTCGGCCTTCGATCCCTATTTCCACTATGCCGCCTTCCATAGCATCTCGGGCGTCCTCAACGAGGAAGCCGGCAAGGTGTTCCGATTCAAGGAACAGGAAAAACTCCACGAGGAAATCATCGACAGCGGCCTTGCGAAGATCTACCAGTCGCACCTCGACATCTGCCGCGAAATCGCCCAAGCCGAGAAGACCGACGTCAAAACGACCCTGCTAGACGGCAAGGCCTTCGAAAAGATCATTCAATATGTGCGGAAAGATATCCCGGCCCTGCTCATCGTCGGACGGATCGGCGTGCATAGCGACGAGGATATGGACATCGGCAGCAACACCGAAAATCTCTTGCGGGCCGCACCTTGCAATATCCTGGTGTCGAACCGGAAATATGTGCCCCCGATCGACACCCTGGCTGAATACACCATCGCCTGGACGGAAGAAGCCCTCCGCCGGATGGAAAAGATCCCGATCTTCGCCAGAGGCGTCGCCAAGACGGCCATTCATCGGTATGCCATCGAAAAGGGCCACACCATCATCAGCAACACCGTCGTCGATACGGCCATCGGACACATCCTGCCCAAGGGCGCGATGGACGCCATGCGCGCACTGGGTGGCAGCCTGGACTCCGCGGGCATCGACCGCGACAAGATGCAGGCTGACGAGTCCGTGGCGAAGGATCTGATGGGTTCGACGCTCAGCGGCATGATGACCGAGATCGTGAAAGAAAAGCCGAAAGTCAGTGAAGCGACTCAAGGCTACCTGGACCGGATGAACCAGGATTACTTCGTCTGCGACGGCTGCGGCTACATCGGCAAGGGCGAAACGCCCGTGAAGTGCCCCGTCTGCGCCGCCGGTGGCGATCGCTTCAAGCTGGTCGATAAGACCATCTTCGAAGCAGCCGCGAACGCCGAAGGAGCTGTTGAAACCGACCTGGCCTACGATGACGTCCCCATGCAATGGACCAAGGATGCCAAAGAAGGCATCCGTGCAGTCCCTGCTGGCTTCCAACGCCGGCGCGCCAAGGCCAAAATTGAAAAGACCGCTCGCAAGCTCGGCATGACCACGATTACGCTGGAATATGCTGCTCCCATGATTCAGGAAGCGGCCTCGGAAGACTACACCCCCATCTTCGCGAATAAGGGAACCGGTGCCTCGACCGAAGCGCAGGCAACCGTAGCCGTTGCCGCGAACGGCACCAACGGCGCGGCTGCCTCCCACGAGAATGGTCATGCAAACGGGAACAGCCAGGCAGCGGAACCAGTTGCCCCCGCCTCTCCCTATACCTGGTCGCCAGATGCGCAAGCCAGGCTGGAACGGGCACCGGAAGGGTTCATGCGTGAATGTACCCGCGCCCTTATCGAAAAACATGCCGATAAGATCGGCGTCACGGCCATTACGGCCGAAGTGGCCAATGAAGGTATCGAGCAAGCCAAGGACTACATGGCGGACGCCATGAAGACCGGCAACCTGAAGGACATGATTGCGAACCTGACCGGTGCATCGAAGTCCGGGGCCAGCCACTGA
- a CDS encoding HNH endonuclease — protein sequence MSTVIECIYCREKQPVSAYTKAEHVIPQSFGKFRNNFTLRQLVCDACNQFFGDNIELALARDTLEGQSRADIGVKKAEDFKSLGHQSRIRIMIAEGDFKGAYAFRDYSEADGKVTLQPVPQVGFRQRESGGYKYFPLDELPDKKQLAELDLDLQHPKSIRAVGLDVEELSGKLAEKNISFRYDCDVVSTNESTSLLCEVQGTIDQIIHRATAKIAFNYLAYWVGGDFIRHSSFDQTRRFVRHGQLAPYPLVKVGQQPILADEEVRRRVGHLVTINWAADGVSIVAQVSLLNVFTYSVCLARNYDGERRGITRGHFFNVADGAILELGTN from the coding sequence GTGTCGACTGTTATTGAATGTATCTATTGCAGAGAGAAGCAGCCGGTGTCGGCTTATACAAAGGCCGAGCATGTAATTCCTCAATCATTTGGGAAATTCAGGAATAACTTCACGCTGAGGCAACTAGTCTGTGATGCATGTAACCAATTCTTTGGTGACAATATTGAGCTAGCCCTCGCCCGTGACACATTGGAAGGGCAATCCCGAGCAGATATTGGGGTCAAGAAAGCAGAGGACTTTAAATCTCTAGGGCATCAGAGTCGAATCAGGATCATGATTGCTGAAGGTGATTTCAAAGGGGCATACGCCTTCCGCGATTATTCGGAGGCCGATGGGAAGGTTACGCTCCAACCTGTCCCACAGGTAGGTTTTCGTCAGAGAGAGTCAGGGGGGTACAAGTATTTCCCTCTCGATGAGCTTCCAGATAAAAAACAGCTTGCAGAACTTGATCTTGACTTGCAGCACCCTAAAAGTATTAGGGCTGTCGGTCTTGATGTAGAGGAGCTGTCAGGGAAGCTCGCTGAGAAAAACATTTCGTTTCGGTATGACTGTGACGTGGTATCGACGAATGAATCCACATCATTGCTCTGCGAAGTGCAGGGCACAATCGACCAAATAATTCACCGCGCCACGGCAAAGATTGCTTTTAACTACCTCGCTTACTGGGTCGGTGGTGATTTTATTAGACACTCATCATTCGATCAAACTCGGAGGTTCGTGAGACATGGCCAACTAGCACCCTATCCGCTTGTTAAGGTAGGTCAGCAGCCGATTCTTGCAGACGAAGAAGTGAGGAGAAGAGTGGGACACCTTGTGACGATCAACTGGGCTGCAGATGGAGTTTCAATTGTCGCGCAGGTTTCGCTACTTAACGTGTTTACGTATTCGGTCTGTCTTGCGAGGAACTACGACGGAGAGCGAAGGGGGATCACTCGGGGTCATTTCTTTAACGTGGCTGACGGAGCGATTCTAGAACTCGGCACGAACTGA
- a CDS encoding ATP-binding protein has product MEDFEKLGVFYLGRPYDLAKKKPKPGWLLYDSKDLVTHAVCVGMTGSGKTGLCLGLLEEAAIDGIPAIVIDPKGDLANLMLTFPQLRGEDFAPWINEDDARKNGLSPGDFATQQAELWKKGLGEWGQTGERIQKLKDAADFVVYTPGSNAGIPVSILKSFAAPSQDILDDVELLRERVGTTTTSLLGLIGVEADPIKSREHILLSTILDQAWRKGQDLDLAALIQQIQTPPVSKVGVLDLDSFYPSKDRFALATQLNNLLAAPGFSAWLEGDALDVGKMLYGPEGKPRIAIFSIAHLRDAERMFFVTLLLSQTLGWIRGQSGTTSLRAILYMDEIFGYFPPVANPPSKAPLLTLLKQARAYGLGVVLATQNPVDLDYKGLANTGTWFIGRLQTERDKARVLEGLEGAAASSGKKFDTQKMEQLLAGLGSRVFLLNNVHEDAPEVFQTRWTLSYLRGPLTRNQIKLLMDKAKGKGLEARGSEKDQSGQIASSFPSPRASGLSPSGARPLLPPDVPQQFIPIRGAQPSGSRLVYQPMLLGGAQVRFSDSKAGIDVTEDVTVLAPITEGAVPVDWDHATEAALALSDLEQVPVEGAEFGAPPVAAGKAKSYEVWNKDFSGWLFRNQKVDLLRSPSTKEVSRPGESERDFRVRLQQTGREQRDTQSDSLRKKYAPKMTALQDRIRRAEQLVERQQTESRSSQIQAAISVGATILGAFMGRKTISATTIGKATTAIRGAGRAIKESQDVGQAQENRAVLEQQLADLEAQFKAETDALAAATDPLNEKLETLSLKPTKANIAVKLVALAWAPHWQDGTGTFLSAWD; this is encoded by the coding sequence GTGGAAGATTTTGAAAAACTCGGGGTGTTCTACCTCGGACGTCCATACGATCTGGCCAAGAAGAAACCGAAGCCAGGCTGGTTGCTCTACGACTCGAAAGATCTGGTCACCCATGCCGTCTGCGTCGGGATGACCGGCAGCGGTAAGACGGGGCTCTGTCTTGGGCTTCTCGAAGAAGCGGCGATCGACGGAATCCCGGCTATCGTGATCGATCCCAAGGGGGACTTGGCGAATCTGATGCTGACCTTTCCGCAGCTCCGCGGCGAAGACTTCGCACCCTGGATCAACGAGGATGATGCGCGCAAGAACGGTCTCTCTCCTGGCGATTTTGCGACGCAGCAGGCGGAGTTGTGGAAGAAAGGTTTGGGTGAGTGGGGCCAAACCGGCGAGCGCATTCAGAAACTCAAGGATGCGGCGGATTTCGTCGTCTACACGCCGGGCAGCAATGCGGGAATACCGGTGTCTATTCTGAAGTCGTTTGCCGCGCCGTCTCAGGACATCCTGGACGATGTCGAGTTGCTGCGCGAGCGGGTGGGCACCACGACGACCAGCTTGCTTGGTTTGATCGGCGTAGAAGCCGATCCGATCAAGAGCCGCGAGCACATCCTGCTCTCGACGATTCTGGACCAAGCCTGGCGGAAGGGGCAGGACCTCGACCTCGCCGCGCTTATCCAACAGATCCAAACGCCACCCGTATCTAAAGTCGGTGTGCTCGACCTCGATTCGTTCTATCCGTCGAAAGATCGCTTTGCGTTGGCCACGCAGCTCAACAATCTGCTCGCGGCGCCGGGCTTCAGCGCCTGGCTCGAAGGGGACGCGTTGGATGTCGGGAAGATGTTGTATGGCCCGGAAGGCAAACCGCGGATCGCCATCTTTTCCATTGCGCACTTGAGAGATGCGGAGCGGATGTTCTTCGTGACCCTGCTGTTGAGCCAGACCCTTGGCTGGATCAGGGGGCAATCGGGAACAACCAGCCTGCGTGCCATTCTCTATATGGATGAAATCTTCGGCTACTTCCCTCCGGTGGCGAATCCTCCGTCGAAAGCACCGCTGTTGACGCTGCTCAAGCAGGCACGGGCCTATGGCCTTGGAGTCGTGTTGGCCACGCAGAATCCCGTCGATTTGGATTACAAGGGGCTGGCCAACACCGGCACCTGGTTTATCGGACGGCTTCAAACGGAGCGTGACAAGGCGCGGGTTCTTGAGGGGCTCGAAGGCGCTGCCGCCAGCTCCGGCAAGAAATTCGATACGCAAAAAATGGAACAGCTTCTTGCCGGACTGGGGAGCCGGGTCTTTCTTCTGAACAATGTCCACGAAGATGCGCCGGAGGTCTTTCAGACCAGGTGGACGTTATCCTATCTGCGCGGCCCCCTTACTCGGAATCAAATCAAGTTGCTTATGGATAAGGCGAAGGGCAAGGGGCTAGAGGCTAGGGGCAGTGAAAAAGATCAAAGCGGTCAGATCGCGTCGTCTTTCCCCTCGCCTCGTGCCTCTGGCCTCTCGCCTAGCGGCGCTCGTCCTCTGCTTCCCCCCGATGTCCCGCAACAGTTCATCCCTATTCGTGGCGCTCAGCCGAGTGGCAGTCGATTGGTCTATCAGCCGATGTTGCTGGGAGGGGCGCAAGTGAGGTTTTCCGACAGTAAAGCGGGAATCGATGTCACGGAGGATGTCACCGTACTGGCTCCGATTACAGAGGGGGCCGTACCGGTGGATTGGGACCATGCGACAGAGGCAGCGCTGGCCCTGTCAGATTTAGAGCAGGTCCCAGTGGAGGGGGCAGAGTTCGGGGCTCCTCCTGTCGCTGCCGGAAAGGCTAAGAGCTATGAGGTCTGGAATAAGGATTTCTCCGGCTGGCTCTTTCGCAATCAGAAGGTCGATCTCCTAAGAAGCCCCAGCACAAAAGAGGTCTCCAGGCCAGGCGAGTCGGAAAGGGATTTTCGCGTCCGGCTCCAACAGACTGGGCGGGAGCAACGAGACACACAATCGGATAGTCTCCGGAAGAAATATGCGCCGAAGATGACGGCACTCCAAGACCGTATTCGCCGAGCCGAGCAATTGGTCGAACGACAACAAACTGAGTCTCGATCAAGCCAGATCCAGGCAGCGATTTCGGTCGGTGCGACGATTCTTGGCGCATTTATGGGGCGCAAGACGATCAGCGCGACCACAATCGGTAAGGCGACGACAGCCATCCGCGGAGCCGGGCGTGCGATCAAGGAATCGCAGGATGTGGGGCAGGCTCAAGAAAATAGGGCGGTGTTAGAGCAGCAGCTTGCGGATCTTGAGGCGCAGTTCAAGGCCGAGACCGACGCGCTTGCCGCCGCAACCGATCCCCTCAACGAGAAACTCGAAACCCTCTCCCTCAAACCCACTAAAGCGAACATCGCGGTCAAACTTGTCGCGCTTGCCTGGGCCCCGCATTGGCAGGATGGGACGGGGACGTTCCTCTCAGCTTGGGACTGA
- a CDS encoding class I SAM-dependent methyltransferase: MLQAQTPPVQKGTDAPAPPLAVSTWSGQAREQAVQRMFTAIAGVYDLNNTVLSFGLHHRWKKITASYVPVVTTGGRALDVGAGTADLALLVEPRMGTNGRVIASDLNHAMLVEGLKKVTSRGLGQRITCLEANAEHLGFPDGTFHAVTTGFCMRNVGNLQQAVTDIHRILQPGGRFVCLEFSRPIFGWLRALYDWYSFRLLPWIGTKVARDTTGVYEYLPASIRNFPDQERLKQILLDAGFRQVTYRNLSGGIVAIHVATK; the protein is encoded by the coding sequence ATGCTGCAGGCTCAAACACCACCAGTCCAGAAGGGGACCGACGCCCCGGCGCCTCCGCTCGCCGTCTCGACCTGGTCGGGTCAGGCCCGCGAGCAGGCCGTCCAGCGGATGTTCACCGCCATTGCCGGCGTCTATGATCTCAACAACACCGTCCTGAGTTTTGGACTCCACCACCGGTGGAAGAAAATTACCGCCTCCTATGTCCCTGTTGTCACCACGGGAGGCAGAGCACTCGACGTGGGAGCCGGCACGGCCGATCTCGCGCTGTTAGTCGAACCGCGCATGGGAACCAACGGCCGGGTCATTGCCTCCGACCTGAACCATGCCATGCTCGTCGAGGGGCTAAAGAAAGTCACCAGCCGAGGCCTGGGACAGAGAATTACCTGTCTCGAAGCCAACGCCGAGCATCTGGGATTTCCCGACGGGACCTTCCATGCCGTCACCACAGGATTTTGCATGAGGAACGTTGGCAATCTTCAGCAGGCGGTCACAGACATTCATCGTATTTTGCAGCCAGGCGGGCGATTTGTGTGCTTGGAGTTTTCCCGGCCAATCTTCGGGTGGCTCCGGGCCCTGTACGATTGGTACTCGTTCCGGCTGCTTCCCTGGATTGGGACAAAAGTGGCGCGCGACACGACCGGCGTCTATGAATATCTTCCTGCTTCCATCAGGAACTTCCCGGACCAGGAACGGTTGAAACAGATACTCCTCGATGCAGGCTTTCGCCAGGTAACCTATCGCAATCTAAGCGGTGGAATCGTGGCGATCCATGTGGCGACAAAATAG